The sequence ATAACAACCTTCATGTCGTTTTATCTTCTATTTTTTCTTAACTCAAATTAACGTTGAAGTTTCTTACGAATCACCATTGGCAAAATGCCTCCATGCTGATAATACGTAATATCAACAGCCGAATCAAAACGAAGGATCGTTTCAAATTGAATAGTTTCTCCGTTCGATTTCGTTGCGGTAACAACCACAGTATCCAAAATTCCTTTTGTTTCGTCGATAGCAATATCAAATAACTCAGTTCCTGTTAGTCCTAAGCTATCTGCATCATCCCCTGATTTAAATTGCAATGGTAAAACACCCATCATCACTAAATTAGAGCGATGGATCCGTTCGTAACTTTTAGCGATCACAGCCTCGACGCCTAAAAGCTGTACACCTTTAGCTGCCCAGTCTCTGGATGAGCCCATCCCATAATCATCGCCCGCTAAAATGATAAGTTTGGTTCCCTGTTTTTGGTAGTTCATCGCAGCATCATAAATCGTCATCTTTTCTTGTGTTGGCGTAAAAATGGTATATCCGCCTTCTACATCTGGAACTAGTTGATTGCGAATCCGAATATTAGCTAGTGTTCCTCTCATCATAACCTCATGGTGACCACGTCTGGCACCATAAGAGTTAAATTCACGAACTGGCACACCTCGCTCTATCAGATAGTGACCTGCTGGACTATTTTTTTGAATGCTTCCTGCTGGTGAAATATGATCGGTTGTAACTGAATCGCCAAATTTTGCCAACACCGCTAATTGTTTTAACGGCTTTCGAGGTTCTCTTTCTTTTGTCATACCAGTGAAGTATGGTGGATTTGCAATATAAGTTGACTCCTCTTCCCAACCATATAATGGTTCATCATCTGTTTGAATGCTATTCCATTCTGCATTATCACTAAAAACTCGTGCATATTCTTGTTGGTAAAGTTCTGGTGTAACACATTCATCAATCAATGCTTGAATTTCATCTCTAGAAGGCCATAAATCATTAAAGTAAATGGGAATACCATTTTCACCGATTCCAATTGGCTCATTGAGTACATCAATATCGACCGTTCCAGCTAATGCATATAAAACAACAAGTGGCGGTGAAGCTAAATAATTGGCTTTAACTAAAGGATGAATACGCCCTTCAAAGTTACGGTTTCCACTTAAAACACCTGCGGTTAAGAGATCATTTTCTTTGATAGCTGCTTCGACTTCAGGTTTTAGTGCACCTGAATTACCAATACACGTTGTACAGCCATAGCCAACTAAATGAAAACCTAATTGCTCTAAATAAGGCAATAAGCCCGCTTTTTCTAAATACGCTGTCACAACTTTTGAGCCTGGTGCTAGTGAGGTTTTTACATAGTTTGGTACATTCAACCCAAGTAATGCAGCCTTTTTAGCTACTAATCCTGCACTTAACATAACAAACGGATTCGAGGTATTGGTACATGAAGTAATCGCCGCAATCGTAACTGCTCCGGGCTTTAATTGCTGCTGAACACCTTCTAAATCGAATGTCACGCTCTCTTGCTGTTTTTCGGAAAGTCCAAATCCTTGTAAGCCAACTGGTGCTTGCACAGCTTGTTCAAAAGCTATTTTCATTTTTGATAAAGGAATCAAATCCTGTGGTCTTTTGGGTCCTGCTAAGTTTGCTTCGATCATACTTAGATCGATTTCGATCACTTTTGTATAATTAGGTTCTTGATCGTTTATCGGATCATAAAACAATTGGTTTTCTTTCAAATAGTACTCTGTTACCGCTACTGCTTCATCTTCCCTTCCCGTTAGTCGTAAATAACGAATCGTTTCATCATCTACAGGGAAAAATCCGCATGTAGCACCATATTCTGGTGCCATATTTGCTACAGTCGCTCGATCAGCTAAACTTAGATTAACTAAACCTGCACCAAAAAATTCAACGAATTTTCCAACAACTTTTTGTTGTCTTAAAACCTGCGTAACTTTTAGTGCTAAATCTGTTGCTGTTGCACCTTGCGATAACTCATTGATAAAACGGACACCGACCACTTCTGGAATAGGAAAATAAGATGGCTCGCCAAGCATACTAGCTTCAGCCTCGATTCCACCAACACCCCAGCCTAAAACGCCTAATGCGTTGACCATTGTTGTATGAGAATCGGTCCCAACTAGAGTATCCGGATATACTAATATGGTATCGTCTTCTAATTTTTTTTGCGTTACAACGGATGCTAAATATTCAATATTGACTTGATGAACGATTCCTGTTGCAGGAGGGACGACACGATAATTATCAAAAACTTTTTGTGCCCAACTTAAAAAACGGTAACGTTCTTGATTTCGCTGAAACTCCATTTTCATATTTAACTGTAGCGCTTGTTTCACTCCAGCAACATCAACTTGTACAGAGTGATCAACAACTAAGTCTACGGGTACCTCTGGATTGATTTTAGTAGGATCTCCTCCAAAATCGGCTATTGTTTTTCGTAAAGAGGCTAAATCAACGATTGCTGGAACACCAGTAAAATCTTGAAGGATCACTCGAGCAGGTTTGAATGGAACTTCCCCTACATTTGGCTGATTTGGAGACCATTTAGCTAATTGATCAATATGCTCTTTTGTGATCCCATTATGATTTATCTGTCTCAACAACGATTCTAATAACACACGAATACTATATGGCAATTTATTTATGTAGTGCTGCTTAGAACTTTCCAATGATGAAAGTGCATAATAATAATATTTTTGATGATTCATTTCAAAATACGTTTTTGCTGTTTGTGTTTTGGTTGTCAAAATCATCCCTCCTTGATTTAATCATTTTTGATACCGTCAATGCTATATTGCCGCAATTATACCTACATAATTAGGAAATGTAAATATATCGAATTGGAAATCAAGTTACATTAACTAACACGTTTGAGTTATATATATGTAAGGTTATAAACGTCTATATAAAGGGATTTTTTCTGATAAAAAAATTTATCCCCGATTAAAATTAGTTGTTACACATATTTTATACATCTTATTTTAATCTTAATGCAATTGTTTTATTTTTAAAATACAGATAACATTTAACCGGAAATTACTTACTGATTTAAGGGCGTTTTTTTAGTTATTTACCGTTTTCATGTTAGTTGAATTTTTATTTTTCTACGAATAGCTAGTATGCTCTTTGGTATAAAAAATATTCGGAAAGAAATTCATCCTGCTGCCCAAAATCTATATGTGATTATAGGCTTTATCAAACTTTAACGACTATACTGTTGCTAGATTATAATTTGTACCGCTAGATTCATATCTATATGCTCATCTATTGCGGTTTTTATTCTATAAGTTAAAATTCTTCATCAGTTACTTTTTCACGTTGTTTCTATTTCTGATATTGAACAGTTTTTTTGACTCAACTGCCCTCTTTATAATTTTATAAATCTTTTCTTTTATTTCTATGTTCTTCCTCCAAAAGCCTTTCTATCTGTATTGATTGTCCACTCTGTGATTAAACATTTCATAAAATCCAGCACTGAAAAAGATCCAGGTAAGAGTAAGTAGCGAACACCAAATCTTTTATAAAAGATTTATGTTAGTACAGGACTGTATACTCCATTTAGATAAACTTACATATTGACTAAATCAATCTGATTTTCATTTATTCGTCCTGTATCATCAATAGCTTATATTTTGAAGCTTTTTAATAGAATTAACTATAAAATTATCTAAACTTCTCAATGTGAAATAGTCTTGATTGTAATTAAAAAATGTATTTATTCACTATTATTAATACAATAAGAAAAGATTAAGTTTACTTATAAGTCATACTAAAAAAGAATGAGCTTATTTCCAAACAATACCGGAAATAAATTCATTCTTTTTTTCTAAATATCTAATGTAACACTCACTTCTTGCAGAGGAACATCATAAAATCGATCTTCTCTTCTACCTAAAAAGTCTTTTCCTTGTTGTGGGAACAATGCATACATTAAAACATCTTCAGTTGATTTTGCATATTCTGCGATTTCTTTTTCATACTGCGGAAGTTCTGGCGTCAGTAAGTCAGCTGGCCTAACCGTGATCACTTCTTCTTCACCAATAATCAATTTCGTCATTTCTTCTGAAATTGCTACAGGCGGTTTTCCATACAAGCCTTTCACATAATCCCTGATTTCTTTCGGTACTATTTTATAACGTTCACCGCTGATAACGTTCATTACTGCTTGGGTTCCTACCATTTGAGATAGTGGTGTGACAAGTGGCGGATAGCCTAGATCTGCACGAACTTTTGGCACTTCTCTTAGGACTTCTTCGTATTTATCTGCTAAACCTTGTTCGGTCAATTGGCTTAACAAATTCGATAACATACCACCTGGAACTTTATAAATCAACGTTTTTGGCTCTGTATCTTTTACTTTAGGATTCAACAAGCCTTCTTCTCTAAATTTATCACGGATCGGATTAAAATAGTCCGCCACTTCTGCAACTTTTTTCATATCTAAATGCGTATTGTACCCTAAGTTTTCCAATGCAAGCGCCATTGATTCTGTGGCTGGTTGACTTGTTCCACCAGAAAATGATGAAATGGCTGTATCAATAATATCTGCACCTGCTTCAACAGCTTTTAGATAGGTCATTTCAGCAATCCCACTAGTTGCATGTGTATGAACTTCTAATGGTACTTGGATTTTATTTTTGATTTCTGTAACCAAACGATATGCGTCATCCGGTGTCAAAATCCCTGCCATATCCTTTATACAGATGGAATCTGCGCCCATTTTTTCTAATTCTGTGGTCAATCCCACAAAATAATCGATCGTATGAAAATCGCTCGTTGTATAAGAAATAGCCGGCTGACAATGACCGCCGAATTTTTTTGTTGCTTCGATTGAAGTTTGCAAGTTTCTTGTATCGTTCAACGCATCAAAAACGCGGATAATATCAATCCCATTTTCAATTGACTTTTGTACAAAGGCTTCTACCACATCATCGGCATAATTTTTATACCCAAGTAAATTTTGTCCACGTAAAAGCATTTGTAATTTCGTATGTTTAACTGCTTTTCGAATCGTTCTTAAGCGTTCCCAAGGATCTTCATTCAAGAAACGAATACAGGCATCAAATGTTGCCCCGCCCCAAACTTCCAAAGCATGATATCCTGCTTCATCCAATGTTTGAATGATCGGTAACATATCGCTCGTTGGCATTCGTGTCGCGATTTGGCTTTGCTGACCGTCCCTCAGCACTGTTTCTGTAAAAAGGATTTCTTTTGTCATTTCATCCTTCCTTTCTCAATAGTTGACTGATTGTTTCTTGCATTTCTTCTACACTATGGCGTCTTTGTCTACCGCAAATTTTTGCTTCTTCTTCACAAATGAAACAGGTTCTTGGTTTGTAATTTAATTCGCTACGACTGACTGAACACAAGGCTTGCTCTTTTAAATAAACGACATCTAAATCCATCAAACGGCCATAGCGATGCGTTTCTTCAACTTTAATTAGCTTTCTTTTTAGCTCTTTTGCTGTTTCATTAAGGACTAGATAATATTCAGAACCTGTTTTTAACTCTCGGTGTTTAAGAGCTGCTATTTTTTCAGGAGGAAAAAGAGAATTGATCTCTTTCATGACAGTTAAAAATGCTTGTCTTAGCTGCTCATTTGTTTTTACAGGCCCTGGAATATTCATCGTAGCGCTTAATAAGACACAGTTAGGATGCTTTTGTAAAAGTTCTTGCTGAATATTCGCTCGTTTTTCTCGTACATTCAGCATCTCTATCAGCGTAATCGTCTCTCCAGTTAAATGGGTT is a genomic window of Enterococcus haemoperoxidus ATCC BAA-382 containing:
- the acnA gene encoding aconitate hydratase AcnA codes for the protein MTTKTQTAKTYFEMNHQKYYYYALSSLESSKQHYINKLPYSIRVLLESLLRQINHNGITKEHIDQLAKWSPNQPNVGEVPFKPARVILQDFTGVPAIVDLASLRKTIADFGGDPTKINPEVPVDLVVDHSVQVDVAGVKQALQLNMKMEFQRNQERYRFLSWAQKVFDNYRVVPPATGIVHQVNIEYLASVVTQKKLEDDTILVYPDTLVGTDSHTTMVNALGVLGWGVGGIEAEASMLGEPSYFPIPEVVGVRFINELSQGATATDLALKVTQVLRQQKVVGKFVEFFGAGLVNLSLADRATVANMAPEYGATCGFFPVDDETIRYLRLTGREDEAVAVTEYYLKENQLFYDPINDQEPNYTKVIEIDLSMIEANLAGPKRPQDLIPLSKMKIAFEQAVQAPVGLQGFGLSEKQQESVTFDLEGVQQQLKPGAVTIAAITSCTNTSNPFVMLSAGLVAKKAALLGLNVPNYVKTSLAPGSKVVTAYLEKAGLLPYLEQLGFHLVGYGCTTCIGNSGALKPEVEAAIKENDLLTAGVLSGNRNFEGRIHPLVKANYLASPPLVVLYALAGTVDIDVLNEPIGIGENGIPIYFNDLWPSRDEIQALIDECVTPELYQQEYARVFSDNAEWNSIQTDDEPLYGWEEESTYIANPPYFTGMTKEREPRKPLKQLAVLAKFGDSVTTDHISPAGSIQKNSPAGHYLIERGVPVREFNSYGARRGHHEVMMRGTLANIRIRNQLVPDVEGGYTIFTPTQEKMTIYDAAMNYQKQGTKLIILAGDDYGMGSSRDWAAKGVQLLGVEAVIAKSYERIHRSNLVMMGVLPLQFKSGDDADSLGLTGTELFDIAIDETKGILDTVVVTATKSNGETIQFETILRFDSAVDITYYQHGGILPMVIRKKLQR
- a CDS encoding oxaloacetate decarboxylase subunit alpha; the protein is MTKEILFTETVLRDGQQSQIATRMPTSDMLPIIQTLDEAGYHALEVWGGATFDACIRFLNEDPWERLRTIRKAVKHTKLQMLLRGQNLLGYKNYADDVVEAFVQKSIENGIDIIRVFDALNDTRNLQTSIEATKKFGGHCQPAISYTTSDFHTIDYFVGLTTELEKMGADSICIKDMAGILTPDDAYRLVTEIKNKIQVPLEVHTHATSGIAEMTYLKAVEAGADIIDTAISSFSGGTSQPATESMALALENLGYNTHLDMKKVAEVADYFNPIRDKFREEGLLNPKVKDTEPKTLIYKVPGGMLSNLLSQLTEQGLADKYEEVLREVPKVRADLGYPPLVTPLSQMVGTQAVMNVISGERYKIVPKEIRDYVKGLYGKPPVAISEEMTKLIIGEEEVITVRPADLLTPELPQYEKEIAEYAKSTEDVLMYALFPQQGKDFLGRREDRFYDVPLQEVSVTLDI
- the citX gene encoding citrate lyase holo-[acyl-carrier protein] synthase, translating into MSKTHLTGETITLIEMLNVREKRANIQQELLQKHPNCVLLSATMNIPGPVKTNEQLRQAFLTVMKEINSLFPPEKIAALKHRELKTGSEYYLVLNETAKELKRKLIKVEETHRYGRLMDLDVVYLKEQALCSVSRSELNYKPRTCFICEEEAKICGRQRRHSVEEMQETISQLLRKEG